One window of the Pseudarthrobacter sp. ATCC 49987 genome contains the following:
- a CDS encoding M13 family metallopeptidase yields MPLSGIALSNIDFSVRPQDDLYQHVNGTWLKSTDIPDDRPLEGTFTALRDGSELAVKEIIEDAAGRGTESTGIEQKIGDLYNSFLDEAAVEARGLDPIRQRLDEVFSTESVAGLVALAGRLFRADVGGLFYIYPAPDAGNPDRILLYTGQGGLGLPDESYYREEKFAPVVQAYSDHIKTVFGLAGVADPEDAAGRVVALETALALHHWDKVTLRDPQKTYNLKSADEATELFPLLTAWFDAAAIAPEKRAELVVSTPDFFAGAASLLDSEPLSAWQEWLALRVISAAAPYLSAALVDANFAFYGTTLSGTPRNKDRWKRGVAVVEAALGEAVGQIYVARHFPETHKARMESLVANLIEAYRESIAGLAWMGEETKHEALKKLDSFRAKIGYPDKWIDYSAVEIDPADLLGNVERAHSADVDRHLDEVGKPVDREKWLMTPQTVNAYYHPLLNEIVFPAAILQPPFFTADADDAVNYGGIGAVIGHEIGHGFDDQGSQYDGSGLLRNWWTEDDRTAFESLTSRLVAQFDALSPTAAPGHTVNGKLTLGENIGDLGGLTIAYKAYLISLDGQEPPVLDGLTGVQRFFASWAAGWRQVMRNEEAIRRLATDPHSPNEFRTNQIAKNLDAFHEAFGTAEQDGMWMPPAGRVSIW; encoded by the coding sequence GTGCCACTTTCGGGGATCGCCCTGTCCAACATCGACTTCTCTGTCCGGCCGCAGGATGACCTGTACCAGCATGTCAACGGCACCTGGCTCAAGAGCACCGATATCCCGGATGACCGGCCCCTGGAGGGGACGTTCACTGCGCTGCGGGACGGCTCGGAGCTCGCGGTGAAGGAAATCATCGAGGACGCGGCCGGCCGCGGCACGGAGTCCACCGGGATCGAGCAGAAGATCGGGGACCTCTACAACAGCTTTCTGGACGAGGCCGCGGTGGAAGCCAGGGGCCTGGACCCGATCAGGCAGCGGCTCGACGAGGTCTTCTCCACAGAGTCGGTCGCCGGGCTCGTGGCGCTGGCCGGGCGCTTGTTCCGTGCGGACGTGGGTGGCCTCTTCTACATCTATCCCGCCCCCGACGCCGGAAACCCGGACCGGATCCTGCTGTACACCGGCCAGGGCGGGCTGGGCCTGCCCGATGAGTCGTACTACCGCGAGGAGAAGTTCGCGCCGGTGGTGCAGGCCTACTCGGACCATATCAAGACCGTCTTCGGCCTGGCCGGCGTCGCCGACCCGGAAGACGCGGCCGGCCGGGTCGTGGCGCTGGAGACGGCACTCGCCTTGCACCACTGGGACAAAGTCACGCTGCGTGATCCGCAGAAGACCTACAACCTCAAGTCAGCCGATGAGGCGACGGAACTCTTCCCGCTCCTGACGGCCTGGTTCGACGCCGCCGCGATCGCGCCGGAGAAACGCGCCGAACTCGTCGTGAGCACCCCGGATTTCTTTGCCGGGGCAGCATCGCTGCTGGACTCGGAGCCACTGTCCGCCTGGCAGGAATGGCTCGCACTGCGCGTCATCAGCGCGGCCGCGCCCTATCTCTCCGCCGCGTTGGTTGATGCGAATTTCGCCTTCTACGGCACCACGCTCAGCGGAACGCCGCGCAACAAGGACCGGTGGAAGCGGGGGGTCGCCGTCGTCGAGGCCGCGCTCGGCGAGGCGGTCGGCCAGATCTACGTTGCCCGGCACTTCCCGGAAACCCACAAGGCCCGGATGGAGTCGCTGGTGGCGAACCTGATCGAGGCTTACCGCGAATCCATCGCCGGCCTTGCCTGGATGGGCGAGGAAACCAAACACGAGGCGCTGAAGAAGCTCGATTCCTTCCGCGCCAAGATTGGCTACCCGGACAAGTGGATCGACTACTCCGCGGTGGAGATCGACCCCGCGGATCTGCTGGGCAATGTGGAGCGGGCGCACAGCGCCGACGTCGACCGGCACCTTGATGAGGTGGGCAAGCCCGTGGACCGGGAGAAGTGGCTCATGACGCCGCAGACGGTGAACGCGTACTACCACCCGCTGCTCAACGAGATTGTGTTTCCGGCCGCCATCCTGCAGCCGCCGTTCTTCACCGCCGACGCTGACGACGCCGTCAACTACGGCGGCATTGGCGCCGTCATCGGCCACGAAATTGGCCACGGCTTCGATGACCAGGGCTCCCAGTACGACGGCAGCGGCCTGCTCCGGAACTGGTGGACCGAGGACGACCGCACGGCCTTTGAGTCGCTGACCTCCAGGCTGGTGGCCCAGTTCGACGCCCTCTCCCCCACGGCAGCGCCGGGGCACACCGTCAACGGCAAACTGACCCTGGGTGAAAACATCGGTGACCTCGGCGGCCTGACGATTGCGTACAAGGCCTACCTGATCAGCCTCGACGGCCAGGAGCCGCCGGTCCTGGACGGCCTGACCGGTGTGCAGCGCTTCTTTGCGTCCTGGGCTGCCGGCTGGCGCCAGGTCATGCGGAACGAGGAAGCGATCCGGCGGCTCGCCACGGATCCGCACTCGCCCAACGAATTCCGCACCAACCAGATCGCCAAGAACCTTGACGCCTTCCACGAGGCTTTTGGCACGGCCGAGCAGGACGGCATGTGGATGCCCCCGGCCGGGCGCGTCAGCATCTGGTAG